From Sphingomonas hengshuiensis, one genomic window encodes:
- the crtY gene encoding lycopene beta-cyclase CrtY: protein MSATIHCDIAIVGGGLAGGLIALALRRKRPACNVLLIEGSQRVGGNHLWSFFASDVAAEHRWLVAPLVCHGWTRYAVAFPGQHRTLKTSYYSIESSRLDQLVRAALPPEALLLGRQVEAVTSTHVTLADGDQVIAKGVIDCRGTGALDGFALGWQKFHGRELELEIDHGLDAPLVMDATVEQIDGFRFVYCLPFTPSRMFVEDTYYSDGPALDTKALGARIDAYVAARGWKVRRVLREESGVLPVVIGGDFDAYWQAGGPGVAKAGMRAGLFHSLTSYSLPDAVRTAVLIAESGVTDGDALHAMLYRHARTGWRKRRFYRMLTAMFFKAAEPEKRYRVIARFYRLNEGLVRRFYAGQSTLRDRARILTGKPPVPVGRAIKAIWGQATLGKTQR from the coding sequence GGCGGGGGCCTGGCCGGGGGGCTGATCGCGCTGGCGTTGCGGCGCAAGCGGCCCGCGTGCAACGTCCTGCTGATCGAGGGATCGCAGCGCGTCGGCGGCAACCATCTCTGGTCGTTCTTTGCCAGCGACGTCGCGGCCGAGCATCGCTGGCTGGTGGCGCCGCTCGTCTGCCATGGCTGGACGCGCTATGCGGTCGCGTTTCCGGGGCAGCACCGCACGCTCAAGACCAGCTATTATTCGATCGAATCGTCGCGGCTCGACCAGTTGGTGCGCGCCGCGCTGCCGCCCGAGGCGCTGTTGCTGGGGCGGCAGGTGGAGGCGGTGACCAGCACGCACGTCACGCTGGCCGATGGCGATCAGGTCATCGCGAAGGGCGTGATCGATTGCCGCGGCACCGGCGCGCTCGACGGGTTCGCACTGGGCTGGCAGAAATTCCACGGCCGCGAACTCGAGCTGGAAATCGACCATGGCCTCGACGCGCCGCTGGTGATGGACGCGACGGTCGAGCAGATCGACGGCTTTCGCTTCGTCTATTGCCTGCCCTTCACCCCCAGCCGGATGTTCGTCGAGGATACCTATTACAGCGACGGCCCCGCGCTCGACACCAAGGCGCTGGGCGCGCGGATCGACGCCTATGTCGCGGCGCGCGGATGGAAGGTGCGGCGCGTGCTGCGCGAGGAAAGCGGGGTGTTGCCGGTGGTGATCGGCGGCGATTTCGACGCCTATTGGCAGGCGGGCGGGCCGGGCGTGGCCAAGGCGGGGATGCGCGCCGGGCTGTTCCATTCGCTTACCAGCTATTCGCTGCCCGATGCGGTGCGGACCGCGGTGCTGATCGCCGAATCGGGCGTGACCGATGGCGATGCGCTCCACGCGATGCTGTATCGCCATGCCCGGACGGGCTGGCGCAAGCGGCGCTTTTACCGGATGCTGACGGCCATGTTCTTCAAGGCGGCGGAGCCCGAGAAGCGGTATCGCGTGATCGCGCGCTTCTATCGGCTGAACGAAGGGCTCGTCCGGCGGTTCTATGCCGGGCAATCGACACTGCGCGATCGCGCGCGCATCCTGACCGGCAAGCCGCCGGTGCCGGTGGGCCGCGCGATCAAGGCCATATGGGGCCAGGCAACCTTGGGAAAGACACAGCGATGA